From the Plodia interpunctella isolate USDA-ARS_2022_Savannah chromosome 5, ilPloInte3.2, whole genome shotgun sequence genome, one window contains:
- the LOC128670126 gene encoding glucose dehydrogenase [FAD, quinone]-like: MRWILGVWIWFCVIEIKALDPSKLFDLGTDLFRPNPRNPREGFIADYTPKDQEEFDFIIVGAGSAGCVLANRLTEIANWNVLLIEAGGNENFFTDIPIFAPFLSITPLNWGYSSEPEKKACKDLRGKVCFLPRGKILGGSSVLNFLIYQRGHPEDYNDWVKMGNIGWGYSEVLPYFKKSENIRIPELKNSSYHGRGGYLDIDFAPFKSPLEIPFRKGAEELGYKWNDPNGEQVIGFSKPQATMRKGRRCSSSKAFLEPIRKRQNLKVTKFSTVERILIKSQTKIAFGVEFRKFNKRRQVRARREVIMAAGTIGSAQLLMLSGIGPADHLRDIGVEPILDLPVGYNLQDHVTFSGNAFLVNDSDLSVSDFKAASPASAAAYLSGQGPLTLPGGAAGLAFSRTKYAADDPATTRPDVELVLGSGSIAGDLMGSLRTTIGITDDWWSHVYYKLPLKARQQSFALNPVLIRPRSVGRMMLRSARFDDHPKIHLNYFNDPRDMGVVIEGVRLSQRVISTKAFQRYGTRLHDTPFRGCEHHVFDSDEYWECAIMQTSITLDHEVGTCKMAPDGDPTGVVSPRLLVHGMRGLRVADASIMPRIPAAHTHAAVVMIAEKASDLIKEDWGMLGTK, from the exons ATGAGATGGATACTAGGCGTATGGATATGGTTCTGCGTGATTGAGATAAAAGCCTTAGACCCTTCAAAACTGTTTGATTTGGGAACTGATCTATTCCGACCGAATCCTCGCAATCCAAGAGAAGGTTTCATTGCAGATTACACACCCAAAGATCAAGAGGAATTTGATTTCATAATAGTTGGAGCGGGCTCGGCAGGATGCGTTTTAGCAAATCGATTAACAGAAATTGCTAATTGGAATGTGCTTCTTATAGAAGCTGGGGGCAATGAAAATTTCTTTACGGATATCCCAATCTTTGCTCCCTTTCTTTCAATAACTCCTTTGAATTGGGGTTATTCATCAGAACCAGAGAAAAAAGCGTGTAAAGATTTAAGAGGAAAAGTATGCTTTCTCCCCAGAGGCAAAATTCTCGGTGGAAGTAGCGTGCTAAATTTCCTAATATATCAACGAGGCCACCCAGAGGACTACAATGACTGGGTCAAAATGGGAAATATAGGTTGGGGTTATTCAGAGGTGTtgccatattttaaaaagtccgAAAATATAAGAATTCCTGAATTAAAGAATTCGTCATATCATGGACGAGGTGGTTATTTAGATATAGATTTTGCTCCTTTCAAGTCTCCTCTAGAAATCCCTTTTAGAAAAGGTGCAGAAGAGCTAGGTTATAAGTGGAATGATCCTAACGGAGAACAAGTTATTGGTTTTAGTAAACCGCAAGCAACAATGAGAAAAGGAAGAAGGTGTAGTAGTTCCAAAGCATTTTTAGAACCAATTCGCAAGAggcaaaatttaaaagtaacgAAGTTTTCGACTGTAgaaagaatattaattaaatcgcAAACCAAAATTGCGTTTGGGGTGGAGTTTAGGAAATTTAACAAAAG GCGACAGGTCCGAGCTCGACGGGAGGTGATAATGGCCGCGGGCACTATAGGCTCCGCGCAGCTGCTGATGCTATCGGGTATAGGACCTGCGGACCACCTGAGAGATATAGGAGTGGAGCCTATATTAGACCTTCCAGTGGGATATAACTTACAAGACCACGTAACCTTTTCTGGAAACGCCTTTCTAGTCAATGATAGTGATCTCTCCGTAAGCGAT TTTAAAGCCGCATCGCCAGCTTCTGCAGCAGCCTACCTGTCGGGTCAAGGCCCACTGACCTTGCCAGGCGGGGCGGCCGGTCTCGCCTTCAGCAGAACCAAGTATGCTGCTGATGACCCCGCAACCACTAGGCCTGATGTGGAACTAGTCTTGGGTAGTGGATCCATAGCCGGCGACCTCATGGGATCCCTTCGGACTACAATTG GTATAACTGATGACTGGTGGTCCCATGTTTACTATAAACTTCCCCTAAAAGCCCGGCAGCAGTCTTTCGCCCTGAACCCTGTGTTGATCAGACCTCGGAGTGTTGGGAGAATGATGCTCAGGAGTGCGCGCTTCGACGATCACCCGAAGATACACTTGAACTATTTTAACGATCCCCGCGACATGGGAGTGGTCATTGAAGGAGTGCGCCTG TCACAGAGAGTAATATCAACGAAGGCATTCCAACGATACGGCACGCGCCTGCATGATACCCCATTCCGAGGCTGTGAACATCATGTATTCGACTCGGACGAGTATTGGGAATGTGCCATAATGCAGACTTCTATAACATTAGACCACGAG GTTGGTACGTGCAAAATGGCACCAGATGGCGACCCGACAGGAGTGGTGTCTCCTCGGCTGCTGGTGCACGGCATGCGAGGCCTGCGAGTCGCCGACGCGTCCATCATGCCGCGCATCCCGGCTGCGCACACGCATGCAGCGGTAGTTATGATCGCGGAGAAGGCATCTGACCTCATTAAAGAAGACTGGGGCATGCTCGGCactaagtaa
- the mRpL51 gene encoding large ribosomal subunit protein mL51 produces the protein MDWLGSTILKTFWRPTFNIVRTRYHADKSRLVRRYGYEEKIWCGGLLPRTGTRPLPIPEYRPANVWAERKALFGQNDYIDILGSGDIHPVKTLYNVPSWIRGVSGMEYHILLRKRKMWARTGSPVVRPTKWKEIEKRLGFLYRKLNRKTKTGPSPN, from the exons atggATTGGCTGGGGTCtaccattttaaaaacattttggaGGCCAACTTTTAATATAGTAAG AACACGGTATCATGCAGATAAATCACGTCTGGTGCGGAGATATGGATATGAAGAAAAGATATGGTGTGGTGGTCTACTGCCCAGAACTGGGACCAGGCCTTTACCAATCCCAGAATACAG GCCTGCAAATGTATGGGCTGAAAGAAAAGCTTTATTTGGTCAGAATGACTACATAGATATATTGGGATCTGGTGACATACATCCagttaaaacattatataatgtacCGTCTTGGATTAGGGGTGTCAGTGGAATGGAATATCAT attttactAAGGAAGAGGAAAATGTGGGCTCGAACAGGCTCACCTGTTGTGAGACCAACCAAGTGGAAGGAAATTGAAAAGAGACTTGGATTTCTTTATAGAAAGTtgaatagaaaaacaaaaactggACCTTCACCAAATTAA